In Lotus japonicus ecotype B-129 chromosome 5, LjGifu_v1.2, one genomic interval encodes:
- the LOC130716838 gene encoding BEL1-like homeodomain protein 1 yields MATYFHTNSEIQGGADGLQTLLLMNPGGYVQYSDTPPPPPPPQQHGGNYMFLNSAAAANSSFVQQGTSHAPQQFVGVPLSAASVEPPVQAHHEVSALHGFPHRMQYNPWNGADQNAAAREASRASQGLSLSLQSQAPDADARVSGGGSSSTASGVTNGGVSGIQSVLFGSKFLKATHELLEEVVNVNGGIKVDSAKKKVVGESSTAGSGDGSVGGDQGSLKRSSELLSTTERQEIQMKKAKLINMHDEVEQRYRQYHNQMQVVISMFEQVAGMGSARTYTALALQTISKQFRCLKDAITGQIRAANKSLGEEDCFGGKIEGSRLKYVDHHLRQQRAIQQLGMMNHNAWRPQRGLPERSVSVLRAWLFEHFLHPYPKDSDKHMLAKQTGLTRSQVSNWFINARVRLWKPMVEEMYVEEMKENERNEPEDKTSKSGEESPAMKIQERGPASETESKSFNSNQDVAKNQNTPIVSVSTPSTSPVGGNVRNQSAFSFMQELDGLTQGSPKRTRNHEILMSPNRVSSINMDIKSNETNNEALSRDGYSFIGNQTNFIGGFGQYPMEEIGRFDAEQFTPRFSGNGVSLTLGLPHCETISGTHHQTFIPNQNIPIGRRLDISEPNEFGAMNTSNSHSSAAFESINMQNPKRFAAQLLPDFVA; encoded by the exons ATGGCGACGTATTTTCATACAAATTCAGAAATCCAAGGTGGTGCTGACGGCCTTCAAACGTTGTTACTCATGAACCCCGgtggctacgtccagtactccgacacaccgccgccaccaccaccgccacagCAACACGGCGGAAACTACATGTTCCTCAACTCTGCCGCCGCCGCCAATAGCTCTTTTGTCCAGCAGGGGACCTCTCACGCGCCACAGCAATTTGTGGGAGTCCCGCTGTCGGCGGCCTCGGTAGAACCGCCGGTGCAGGCCCACCACGAAGTCTCCGCCCTGCATGGCTTCCCTCACCGCATGCAGTACAATCCTTGGAACGGGGCAGACCAGAACGCGGCGGCGCGTGAGGCTTCACGCGCCTCTCAGGGCTTGTCCTTGAGCCTGCAGTCTCAGGCTCCGGACGCTGACGCGCGTGTGTCAGGTGGCGGCTCGTCGTCCACTGCTTCCGGTGTCACTAACGGCGGCGTGTCGGGGATTCAGAGCGTGCTGTTTGGTTCCAAGTTTTTGAAGGCCACACATGAACTGTTAGAGGAAGTTGTTAATGTTAACGGCGGAATTAAGGTTGACTCGGCGAAGAAGAAGGTTGTTGGAGAATCGTCAACTGCAGGTAGTGGAGATGGTTCAGTTGGTGGAGATCAGGGCAGTCTGAAGCGTAGCTCTGAGTTGTTATCAACCACAGAGAGACAAGAAATTCAGATGAAGAAGGCAAAGCTAATCAACATGCATGATGAG GTGGAGCAGAGGTACAGACAATACCACAACCAGATGCAGGTTGTGATTTCCATGTTTGAACAAGTTGCGGGGATGGGTTCCGCGAGAACCTACACTGCTCTTGCACTGCAAACAATCTCGAAGCAGTTTCGATGCTTGAAAGATGCTATCACAGGTCAAATTAGAGCTGCAAATAAAAGCTTAGGAGAAGAAGATTGCTTTGGAGGTAAAATTGAAGGGTCTAGGCTCAAGTATGTGGATCATCACCTTCGGCAACAGAGAGCTATTCAACAGTTAGGAATGATGAATCACAACGCTTGGAGACCCCAGAGAGGATTGCCAGAACGATCAGTTTCCGTCCTCCGAGCTTGGCTTTTCGAACACTTCCTCCACCC TTATCCCAAGGATTCAGACAAGCACATGCTTGCAAAACAAACTGGGCTTACCAGGAGCCAG GTTTCAAATTGGTTCATAAACGCTCGAGTTCGGCTATGGAAGCCTATGGTGGAAGAAATGTACGTAGAAGAGATGAAGGAGAATGAACGGAATGAGCCAGAGGACAAAACAAGCAAGAGCGGTGAAGAGTCCCCTGCAATGAAAATACAAGAGAGAGGTCCTGCATCTGAAACTGAATCTAAAAGTTTCAATTCAAACCAAGATGTTGCTAAAAACCAAAACACTCCTATAGTTTCAGTGTCAACACCATCAACATCACCTGTTGGGGGAAATGTGAGAAACCAATCAGCATTTAGTTTCATGCAAGAACTTGATGGACTTACACAAGGAAGTCCCAAGAGAACAAGGAACCATGAAATTCTTATGTCTCCAAATCGTGTCTCTTCAATCAACATGGATATCAAAAGCAACGAGACAAACAATGAAGCACTCTCAAGAGATGGGTACTCATTTATAGGAAACCAAACAAACTTCATAGGAGGGTTCGGACAGTACCCAATGGAAGAAATTGGGAGGTTTGATGCAGAGCAATTCACACCAAGGTTTTCAGGTAATGGAGTTTCCCTCACTCTTGGTCTTCCTCATTGTGAAACCATATCAGGAACTCATCATCAAACGTTTATCCCAAACCAAAACATTCCTATAGGAAGACGATTGGACATTAGTGAACCAAACGAGTTTGGTGCCATGAACACTTCAAATTCTCACTCTTCAGCTGCATTTGAGAGTATCAACATGCAGAACCCAAAGAGGTTTGCTGCACAATTGTTGCCAGATTTTGTGGCCTAA